The Rhizobium rosettiformans genomic sequence TCGCCATTGGAGAGATTGACGATCGGCTGATAGGCCATCGACAGCTCCTTGCGCTCGATGGCGCGGCGGAGATCCGTTTCGAGCTGCAGCCGGTCGGTGCTGACGGTGCGGAACGCCGGGCGGAAAGGCTCGACGCGATTGCCGCCTGATCGTTTCGCCCGGTACATGGCAAGCTCCGCATCGGCAAGCAGGCTCGCGGCACTTTCCTGCTGGTCGACCCAGGAGACAAGGCCGATCGAGGCCGTCAGGCTGATCTCGCGATTGGCAAAGTTGAGCGGCACCATGATCGCCTTGGAAACGGCATCGGCAAAGTCGGCGATCTTGGCCGGATCCTTTTCCGACACCAGGATCAGGCCGAATTCGTCGCCGGAAAGCCGCGCCAGCGTATCCTGAGGCTTCAAGAGCCGGCGCAGGCGGCGCGTGATCGCGATCAGGATATTGTCGCCGGCCGCGATGCCAAGAGCGTCATTGACCTGCTTGTAACGGTCGATGTCGATGGCAAGAACGGTGGGTCGCACGCTGTCGGAGGTGGAAGCCAGCGACAGGATCGCCTGCAGCCGGTCGAGGAAGACTTCGCGGTTCGGCAGGCCCGTCAGGTTGTCATGCATGGCATCGACCAGCAGCCGGTCGATCGAGTTCTTCTGCTCGGTGACGTCAATGATCGTGCCGACACAGCGGATGACTTCGCCATTCGAGCCGAGCACCGGCCGTGCGCGGATCTTCAGCCAGTGGAAATGCCCATCTTCGGCGCGAATTCGGAATTCGTGGCTGAGGCGGCCCTTGCGATGCTCCAGCAGCACGTCGAGCGTCGCGCGGAAGCGATCGCGGTCGTCTGGATGCAGGCGCGGCAGCCAGTTGCGGGCAGGGCCGTGCATGGTGCCGGGCGACAGGCCGAGACGTATCGAGACGTCAGGGCTCGTCACCACGCGGTCGCGCGCCACGTCCCAGTCCCAGACGGTGTCGCCAGAACCGGTCAGCGCCAGCGACTGGCGTTCGAGATCGGAGAACAGGCCCTGCTGATAGGCGCCGCCGGCAAAGGCGTGCTGCATGACGGTGAAGCCGATCAGGAGAACGATGAGAACCAGACCACCGCCAAGCGCCGGCTGGATGATGTCATTGTCAAGCTGGCCGGTCACGGTCAGCCAGCCGGCGAAGAGCCAGACGAGGATCAGGGCCCAGGTCGGCACCAGAAGCACGGCCCGGTCATAGCGATTGAAGCCGAGATAGATGATCAGACCGATGCCGACCACGCCCGTCAGCGCAAAGGAAACACGCGCAATGCCGGCCGCAATCGACGGGTCGAAGATCGCCACGCCGAAGAGAACGGTCAGGCCAAGCATCCAGGCAAGCGTCGCGTAGCCGAGATGCACGTGCCAGCGATTGAGATTGAGATAGGTGAACAGGAAGATCACGAGCGATGAGGCAAGCGCGACCTCCGCCCCCGCACGCCATATTCTGATGTCGGAGGAGGTGAGCGAGATCAGCTTTTCGAGGAAGCCGAAGTCGACGCAGATATAGGCAAGAACCGCCCAGGCAAGCGCTGCCGCCGCCGGCAGCATGGACGTTCCCTTGACCACGAAGAGGATGGTAAGGAAGACAGCCAGCAGGCCGGCAATCCCAAGCACGATGCCGCGATAGAGTGTGAAGGCGTTGACCGTGTCCTTGTAGGCGTCCGGTTCCCACAGATAGATCTGCGGCAATTCCGGCGTCGCGAGCTCGGCTACAAAGGTAATGACGGTGCCGGGATTGAGCGTGATGCGGAAGACGTCGGCATCGGGGCTTGGCACGCGGTCGAGCGCAAAGCCTTCCGACGGCGTGATCGCCATGATGCGCTGCGAACCGAGATCCGGCCAGAACATCCGGGAGCCGGAAAGACGGAAATGCGGTGCGACGATGACGCGCTCCAGCTGTTCTTCCGAGACATTGGCGAGCGCGAAGACCGCCCAGTCGCCCTGGTGCTCCGGCGAGCTCGAGCGCACCTCGATGCGTCGGCGAATGCCATCAGCGCCGGCTGCGGTCGAGACCTGAAAGGCCTCGCCTTGGTTCGTATAGATCTCGGTCGTGGCCGTGAGGTCGAGTGCGTTGTCGTCGCGCGCAATCTTCACCGGCTCGACGGCGAAGGCCGCCGATGCGGCGAGGCACAGATAGGCTGTCGTAAGCGCAGCAATCCACAGGGCGGCGAGGCGAGGCACGGCGCGCGAAAGGGTTCGGGTATTCGTCATGAGGGCGTCTTGCCGTTCCGCGCCTTATGGCCGCCGATCCGGGAATACAGCAGATGGTCGCGCCATTCCCCGTTGATTTTCAGATAATCGCGCAAAAGACCTTCCCGCTCAAATCCCGCTTTTTCGAGTAGCCTCAGGCTGTTGACGTTGTCCGGAATACAGGCTGCTTCGATACGGTGCAACTCGAGTGGCCCGAAGATGTAGGGAATAGCCAGTTGAAGTGCGGCAAACATGTGGCCCTGGCCGGCATGACGTTCGCCCATCCAGTAGCCGATCATGCAGCTTTGTGCCGCTCCGCGGCGGATGAGACCGATGGTAAGCCCGCCCAGCAAGGTGTTCTCGGCCCGATCGAAGACAAAGAAGGGCACAGCCATGCCGGAGTGAAATTCCTGTTCATTACGCAGGACACGCTGCCGAAACGCGCGCTCGGTCAGTTCATCAGTGCGCCAGGACGGCTCCCATGGCTGCAGGAAGGCGCGGCTCTCTTTGCGCAGCTGGTGCCATTGCTCGAAATCGCGGAAGCGGGGCAGGCGAAGGAGATGATGTTCGCTGGCAATCTCCGGCATATCCGGCTGCCGGGACAGAAACCGAAACACAGAGCGCGTCATCGTCAATCCCCAAGCGATGTCCGGCGGGGTCCCCGCCGGTCGCGGTCTATGCCGGCGGCCTTTAGCCGACGGCCTTGCGGATACCGGCAGGCTGTGTGGTCAGCGCGCCCTTGATATCGTCGAGCGGAACCAGGTGGTCCATCGGGCCGATGGCCGACAGCGTCGGAACCGTGTCGAAGAACAGGCGACCGGCAAGGTCGGTCAGGCGTTCGGTGGTGATGCCGGCAAGCCGTTCCATCATTTCCTGGTTCGGAATGGTGCGTCCGTAGAGCATCATCTGCCGGGCGATCTGGCCGGCACGAGCGGCCGGGCTCTCCTGGCCCATCAGAAGCTGGGCGCGGATCTGCGCCCGCGAGCGCTCGATTTCCTGCTGATCGATATGGTCGGATGCCTTGCGCAGCTCGTCGATGATCACGGGCACCAGTTCCGGCAGGTTCTCGCCGCCGGTCGCGGCATGAATGCCGAAGATGCCGGTATCGGAAAAGCCCCAGTGGAAGGCATAGACCGAATAGCAAAGGCCACGGATCTCGCGCACTTCCTGGAAGAGGCGGGACGACATGCCGCCGCCGAGAATGTTTGCGAGGATCTGCGAGCAGTAGAAATCGCGCATGTGATAGGCCTTGCCCTCGAAACCGAGCAGGACCTGGGTATCCATCAGGTCGCGTTCCTCGCGGGACTCGCCACCGGTATAGTGGGCGGCATCCATCACCGGCGTCGCAGACGGCTTTGTCGGCAGCGAGGCGAAACGCTGCTCCACCTGCTTGACGAAGGCATCGTGGTCGACCTTGCCGGCGGCCACGACGAACATCCGGTCGGTCGTGTAATTGCGCGACAGATAGGCGCGGATCTGGTCGCTGGAGAAGGATTGCACCGTCTCTGGCGTGCCGAGAATGCTGCGGCCGATCGTCTGGCCGCGATAGGCCTGTTCGGAGAAACGGTCGAAGACCACGTCGTCTGGCGTATCGTCGGCCGCGCCGATTTCCTGCAGGATGACGTGCTTCTCGCGCTCCAGTTCCTCCTCGTCGAAGACGCTGTCCGTCAGGATGTCGGCGAGAATATCGACCGCGAGCGGCACGTTGTCCTTCAGAACGCGGGCATAATAGGAGGTCGTTTCCGTCGAGGTGGCGGCGTTCACTTCGCCGCCGACATTCTCGATTTGCTCGGCGATCTGCCGGGCCGTGCGCGTATTCGTACCCTTGAACGCCATGTGCTCGAGCAGATGCGCAATGCCATGCTCGGCTTCGGTCTCGTTACGCGAGCCGGACTTGATCCAGGTGCCGAGAGCCACGCTTTCCAGATGGGGCATGTTCTCGGTTACGACAGTCAAACCCGATGGAAGCCGGGTGCACTCAACATTCATGGTCCGTCTTTCTGCACTTCCTACCTGACTGCTCGCGCCTGTTTACCGACAAAGCTTTCGATGGCTTTCAGTTCCGCGGGCAGGACTTCGAAGCGCTCCTCCCTGTCCATCAGATCAGCAAGCCACGCCGGAAGCGCGGGGTCAATACCGGAGGCCGATTTTACTGCGGCGGGGAACTTGGCCGGGTGTGCCGTCGCCAGAACCACCATGGGGCTTTGCGGCTTTTCGAATTTTTTCGCGACATGCACGCCGACGGCCGTATGCGGATCGAGCAGGTAGCCGGTCTCGTCGAGAACGGCGCGGATCGTCTTCGCCACTTCCTTCTCAGTCGCGCGTCCTGCGCGGAAATCCTTGCGGATGAACTTGAGAGCTTCCGGCTTGATCTCGAAAGCGCCGGACTGCTTTAGCCCCTCCATCGACGAACGGATGGCAGAGGCATCGCGGCCATAGGCCTCGAACAGCAGCCGCTCGAAGTTCGACGAAATCTGGATGTCCATCGATGGCGACGTGGTCGCGGAGACGCCCTTCATTTCGTAGCGACCGGTCTTCAGCGTGCGCGCCAGAATGTCGTTGTCGTTGGTCGCGATGACAAGCTTGTCGATCGGCAGGCCCATTTTCTTGGCGACGTAACCGGCAAAGATGTCACCGAAATTGCCGGTCGGCACGGTGAACGACACCTTGCGATCGGGGGCGCCAAGCGCGACTGCAGAGGTGAAGTAGTAAACCACCTGTGCCATGATGCGGGCCCAGTTGATCGAGTTGACACCGGAAAGACCGACGCGATCCCGAAACGGTACGTCGTTGAACATCGCCTTCACCAGGTTCTGGCAGTCGTCGAAATTGCCTTCGACGGCGATGGCATGAACGTTTTCATCCTTCGACGAGGTCATCTGGCGCTGCTGCACCGGAGAGACCTTGCCGTGGGGGAAGAGGATGAAGATGTCGGTGCGCGCGCGACCGGCAAAGGCGTCGATCGCAGCACCACCGGTGTCGCCCGACGTCGCGCCGACGATCGTCGCCCGTTCGCCGCGCTGTTCCAGAACATGATCCATCAGCCGGGCTATCAGCTGCATCGCCACGTCCTTGAAGGCGAGCGTCGTGCCGTGGAAGAGTTCGAGCACGAAGGAATTCGGCCCGGTCTGCACGAGCGGCGCCACGGCCGGATGCTTGAAGGTCGCGTAAGCCTCGTCGATCATCGCCCGGAAGACCTCCGGCTCGATCTCGCCATTGGTGAAGGGCAGCAGAACCTCGAAGGCGACGTCCTCATAGGACTTGCCACGCAAGCCGCGGATCGCCTTTTTCGACATCTGCGGCCATTCGCGCGGCACGTAGAGACCGCCGTCACGGGCAAGGCCCGCCAGCAATGCGTCACAAAAGCCGAGGCTCGGGGCCTCGCCGCGGGTCGAAACATATTCCACGTCGCTCATCCCTAAAGTTCAAGAATTCGGAGCCGAAGCCGCCGTCAAATCTATGGCGTTTCGGATAAAGAGGTTTGCCCGTTTGCGCCAGTGCACCGGCCAGGATTTCGCAAGCCCGGCAGTCCTGCATGCCCGCGCTGATGTGGAGACTCCTGCCGGCTCTCGAAGGTCCATCGAAAATTGAAGCAAATTGCCGGCTACCCAATCGATTTTTGTCGTGGCCGCTGGTATAGACCATCCGCGAGGGCGCTGAAAAGCCTCAAGTTTGACTGTTTTTCGGCCTTGGGCCGAGCATGCGGAAGGTGAAGTCTCGTGTCTGTAAACGTGTCGCGCGGTGTTGTCGCCGTCTCGCTGATGATGGTTCTCTCGGGCTGCAATGCCGGCGGTATCGGCAGTAGTCTTGGCCTTTCGCCATCGGAGCCAGGCAACGCGGCTGCAGCCGCGGATCGGCAGGCTTTCGTCCAGGGTTTCTGCCCGCAGATCTCGTTGCGTGACGGCACCGCCTCCTATCGCACCTATGCGCGCGGCAAGGATGGTGACGCCGAACAGGTCATCTTCCAGGCCTCGCTCGCCGACACCACGCGCTCCTGCGCTCGCACCGAAACATCGTTGACGATCAACGCGCTTGTGCAGGGGCGCCTCGTCGCAGGCCCGCAGGGCAAGGCCGGCACGATCAATCTGCCGGTGCGCGTCACTGTCGTGGATGGCGGTCAGGAAGTCTTCAACGAGGTCGAGCAGTATGCCGTGACGCTTGCCGACGTGAACCAGCCGACGCAGTTCATCTACAGCAAGGTGGCAACCGTTCCCGGCAATATCTCCGGCACGGCCCGCGTCTTCATCGGCTTCGAACAGCCGAAGAAGAAGTAACCCTTTCAAGGGAATTCGGCTGGTCGAAAGATTGGGGTCTCATCCGACCCCTTTCTCAACCAAGCGATAGCTTGCTCTCGACAGCGATGAGGCGAGTGTTCAGGTCCTCCGCGATGCGCATCGCGTTTGCGGCGTCCTGAAGTGCAGTCAGCACCTCATTGTACTGCCCGACAACTTCAATCTGGGTGCGCTTGATGTCGCGGGATCGCTCGTCGAGCATGGTTTCCGCCTCGTCCAGTCGGGAAATGATCGCACCAAGTCGGGTGGACGTCTCGCTATGATGTTGGGACGCCAGTTCATGCAGGGAGTTCATCTTGCGATTGAGCTTCGTGATTTCGATCTCTATGGAACCGAATTTCTCGATAGCCGCCTCTACCATGCTCAATGTCCGCCTTTGGCCATTGAAGACAGATTCAATCAGTGCGAGCAGCTTGGTCTCATCCATGCCAGTCATGCCGAAATCCTCAGGTTTCAAGGCAATATGGCATCCAGTCACGTTTAGGACAAGAAAAGCGTCATCGATGCGATCGGCTACGCCTATGAGCGCCGCGTCAGGGCCACCAGATAGCGGGTTGCTTGCTCGCTGCCGTTGACGAACACGCAATCGCTGGGCGCGCCGAGTTGCAGGCAGTCACCCGTCGAAAGCTGATGGCTACGTGTGCCTTCGATAAAGTCGAGGCGACCTTCGAGCACGTAGATCTGCTGGTGCTGGAAGCTGAAGGCAGAGGCCGGGTAGGGCACTCGGACACCAGGCGGCAAAACCACTTCCAGAAGTTCGAGTTGGCCGCCATTGGCGGGGGAAAGCGTGCGCCTCGTATAGCCCGTGTCCGGATCGGTCCAGAGCGGCTGCTCCTCGCGGCGCGTCAGCCGATCCCCCTCGCGTTCGGCAAGGGCAAGAAGAACGGAAAGCGGCAGGCCGAAGGCGCCGGAGAGGCGGCCGAGCACGGTCGCCGTCGGGCTCGCCTCGCAGCGCTCCACCTTGCTGATCATCGCCTTCGAAACACCCGATCGCGCCGCGAGTTCTGCAAGCGACCAGCCACGCGTTTCCCGCTCCAGCCGGACGCGCTCGGCGATCGCCCGCGCCTGGCGGTCCTCGGTGTGAGCATCATCTCTGTGCACGGTGTTCATCATCTCGCCCCTTGCCAAATGATCCGGCTGCGTCTTCTATAGTGGACGGGAACATACGATAGATGACGGCGCATCCACAAGTCGCCGCCTGTCGACAAAAGAGAGGGACGAATACGAGCATGGCACGCGAAATCCGTTTCAACGCCTTCGACATGAATTGCGTCGGTCATATCCAGCAGGGACTCTGGAGCCACCCGCGCGACCGCTCGATGGAATATACGAGCCTCGCCTACTGGACCGATTATGCAAAACGCCTGGAGGCGGGCCTGTTCGATGGTATCTTCCTCGCCGATGTCGTCGGCATTTACGACGTTTTGAGCGGCAGTCCGGCGCCGGCGCTCCGCGGTGCCGTGCAGGTGCCGGTCAACGACCCCATGATGCTGGTTCCGGCCATGGCCGCGGCCACCCGCCATCTCGGCTTCGGCGTCACGGCCAATCTCACTTACGAACAGCCCTTCCTCTTTGCCCGCCGCATGGCAACGCTCGATCATCTGACCGGTGGCCGCATCGGTTGGAACATCGTGACCGGTTATCTCGACAGTGCGGCCCGCGCCATCGGCCTCGATGGCCAGATGGCCCATGATGATCGCTACGATCTCGCCGACGAATACATGGAGGTGATCTACAAGCTCCTCGAAGGAAGCTGGGAGGACGGCGCCGTGGTGGCTGACAAGGCGGCAAAGGTCTATGCCGATCCGCAGCGCGTCCATCCCGTCCATCATCATGGACGCCAATACAAGGTCGATGCCTATCACCTCTCCGAACCCTCGCCGCAGCGAACGCCGGTGCTCTATCAGGCCGGGTCCTCGCCGCGTGGCCGACAGTTCGCCGCAACCCACGCCGAATGTGTCTTCGTCAACGGTCAGAAGAAGGAAGGCGTGCGCGAGATCGTCACCGACATCCGTGCGCGTGCCGAGGGCTTGGGACGGCATGGCGATGACATCAAGGTTTTCCTTGGTGCCACCATCGTCACCGGCCGCACCGAAAAGGAGGCACGCGACAAGTTCGAGGACTACCGCCAGTACGTGAGCTCCGAGGCCGCGCTCACCCATGCAGCCGCCTCGATGGGCATTGATTTCGACAAGTTCGACATGGACGAACCGGTCGAGACGGGCAAGAGCCAGGCGATCACCTCCAATATCAAGGCCATGGACCGCGCGGCCGGACCGCAATGGACGAAGCGCAAGCTGATCGAGCAGATGGTGCTCGGCAGCCGCCAGCCGCCGCTCGTCGCCTCCGCCGACCAAGTGGTCGACTGGCTAGTTGATTGGGTCGAGGACACCG encodes the following:
- a CDS encoding LLM class flavin-dependent oxidoreductase; protein product: MAREIRFNAFDMNCVGHIQQGLWSHPRDRSMEYTSLAYWTDYAKRLEAGLFDGIFLADVVGIYDVLSGSPAPALRGAVQVPVNDPMMLVPAMAAATRHLGFGVTANLTYEQPFLFARRMATLDHLTGGRIGWNIVTGYLDSAARAIGLDGQMAHDDRYDLADEYMEVIYKLLEGSWEDGAVVADKAAKVYADPQRVHPVHHHGRQYKVDAYHLSEPSPQRTPVLYQAGSSPRGRQFAATHAECVFVNGQKKEGVREIVTDIRARAEGLGRHGDDIKVFLGATIVTGRTEKEARDKFEDYRQYVSSEAALTHAAASMGIDFDKFDMDEPVETGKSQAITSNIKAMDRAAGPQWTKRKLIEQMVLGSRQPPLVASADQVVDWLVDWVEDTGVDGFNLSRTVVPECFDDIIELVVPRLQEKGLYKTEYREGPLREKLFGNARLTDRHIASTHRHQRG
- a CDS encoding EAL domain-containing protein is translated as MTNTRTLSRAVPRLAALWIAALTTAYLCLAASAAFAVEPVKIARDDNALDLTATTEIYTNQGEAFQVSTAAGADGIRRRIEVRSSSPEHQGDWAVFALANVSEEQLERVIVAPHFRLSGSRMFWPDLGSQRIMAITPSEGFALDRVPSPDADVFRITLNPGTVITFVAELATPELPQIYLWEPDAYKDTVNAFTLYRGIVLGIAGLLAVFLTILFVVKGTSMLPAAAALAWAVLAYICVDFGFLEKLISLTSSDIRIWRAGAEVALASSLVIFLFTYLNLNRWHVHLGYATLAWMLGLTVLFGVAIFDPSIAAGIARVSFALTGVVGIGLIIYLGFNRYDRAVLLVPTWALILVWLFAGWLTVTGQLDNDIIQPALGGGLVLIVLLIGFTVMQHAFAGGAYQQGLFSDLERQSLALTGSGDTVWDWDVARDRVVTSPDVSIRLGLSPGTMHGPARNWLPRLHPDDRDRFRATLDVLLEHRKGRLSHEFRIRAEDGHFHWLKIRARPVLGSNGEVIRCVGTIIDVTEQKNSIDRLLVDAMHDNLTGLPNREVFLDRLQAILSLASTSDSVRPTVLAIDIDRYKQVNDALGIAAGDNILIAITRRLRRLLKPQDTLARLSGDEFGLILVSEKDPAKIADFADAVSKAIMVPLNFANREISLTASIGLVSWVDQQESAASLLADAELAMYRAKRSGGNRVEPFRPAFRTVSTDRLQLETDLRRAIERKELSMAYQPIVNLSNGEIAGFEALMRWDHPKRGNISPTEFIPIAEMSDLIEPLGMFALERASSDLMEWERQTGELPVFVSVNLSSAQLISSEIYNDIRAMLVKTQCDPKRIKLELTESVVMENPEQARLMLEKLKDTGISLALDDFGTGYSSLAYLTRFPFDTIKLDKALVCDQSDKKSVLLRSVVSMARGLDMQVVAEGIQTDQDAADLAMMGCDYGQSYLFGPPLGAESVLRLLKERFPLMKRA
- a CDS encoding helix-turn-helix domain-containing protein, coding for MNTVHRDDAHTEDRQARAIAERVRLERETRGWSLAELAARSGVSKAMISKVERCEASPTATVLGRLSGAFGLPLSVLLALAEREGDRLTRREEQPLWTDPDTGYTRRTLSPANGGQLELLEVVLPPGVRVPYPASAFSFQHQQIYVLEGRLDFIEGTRSHQLSTGDCLQLGAPSDCVFVNGSEQATRYLVALTRRS
- a CDS encoding GNAT family N-acetyltransferase, producing the protein MTRSVFRFLSRQPDMPEIASEHHLLRLPRFRDFEQWHQLRKESRAFLQPWEPSWRTDELTERAFRQRVLRNEQEFHSGMAVPFFVFDRAENTLLGGLTIGLIRRGAAQSCMIGYWMGERHAGQGHMFAALQLAIPYIFGPLELHRIEAACIPDNVNSLRLLEKAGFEREGLLRDYLKINGEWRDHLLYSRIGGHKARNGKTPS
- a CDS encoding M16 family metallopeptidase: MNVECTRLPSGLTVVTENMPHLESVALGTWIKSGSRNETEAEHGIAHLLEHMAFKGTNTRTARQIAEQIENVGGEVNAATSTETTSYYARVLKDNVPLAVDILADILTDSVFDEEELEREKHVILQEIGAADDTPDDVVFDRFSEQAYRGQTIGRSILGTPETVQSFSSDQIRAYLSRNYTTDRMFVVAAGKVDHDAFVKQVEQRFASLPTKPSATPVMDAAHYTGGESREERDLMDTQVLLGFEGKAYHMRDFYCSQILANILGGGMSSRLFQEVREIRGLCYSVYAFHWGFSDTGIFGIHAATGGENLPELVPVIIDELRKASDHIDQQEIERSRAQIRAQLLMGQESPAARAGQIARQMMLYGRTIPNQEMMERLAGITTERLTDLAGRLFFDTVPTLSAIGPMDHLVPLDDIKGALTTQPAGIRKAVG
- the thrC gene encoding threonine synthase, giving the protein MSDVEYVSTRGEAPSLGFCDALLAGLARDGGLYVPREWPQMSKKAIRGLRGKSYEDVAFEVLLPFTNGEIEPEVFRAMIDEAYATFKHPAVAPLVQTGPNSFVLELFHGTTLAFKDVAMQLIARLMDHVLEQRGERATIVGATSGDTGGAAIDAFAGRARTDIFILFPHGKVSPVQQRQMTSSKDENVHAIAVEGNFDDCQNLVKAMFNDVPFRDRVGLSGVNSINWARIMAQVVYYFTSAVALGAPDRKVSFTVPTGNFGDIFAGYVAKKMGLPIDKLVIATNDNDILARTLKTGRYEMKGVSATTSPSMDIQISSNFERLLFEAYGRDASAIRSSMEGLKQSGAFEIKPEALKFIRKDFRAGRATEKEVAKTIRAVLDETGYLLDPHTAVGVHVAKKFEKPQSPMVVLATAHPAKFPAAVKSASGIDPALPAWLADLMDREERFEVLPAELKAIESFVGKQARAVR